One Lacunisphaera limnophila DNA window includes the following coding sequences:
- a CDS encoding TIGR01777 family oxidoreductase — protein MAKIVLAGGSGFLGQALGRRLAAEGWEVVVLSRQPRDDAPLREVAWNAETGGAWAAELEGAAAVVNFAGRSINCVHTLENSREILESRRLAVQALGKGWARAKNPPPVWIQCSATGYYGNAGDRFCDETLASGPGFLAEVCRQWEEAFAAVELPGVRRVVLRLGVVLDAEHGALPPLAQLVRRFLGGSAGSGRQFLSWVHRDDVVAAFVAVLTRPELSGVFNLCAPGPVSNAEFMRTLRRVLGRPWSPPAPEFAIRLAAGPLLGVDPNLALHGQRCAPQRLLAAGFQVAQPRLEPALRELLGK, from the coding sequence ATGGCAAAAATAGTCCTCGCCGGCGGCAGCGGGTTTCTCGGGCAGGCCCTCGGCCGGCGCCTGGCGGCGGAGGGCTGGGAGGTCGTGGTGCTTTCGCGCCAGCCCCGGGACGACGCCCCGCTCCGCGAAGTGGCTTGGAACGCCGAGACCGGCGGGGCCTGGGCGGCGGAGCTCGAGGGGGCGGCCGCGGTGGTGAATTTTGCGGGCCGTTCGATCAATTGCGTGCACACCTTGGAAAACAGCCGCGAGATCCTCGAGTCACGCCGGCTCGCGGTGCAGGCGCTGGGCAAGGGCTGGGCCCGCGCCAAAAATCCGCCGCCCGTCTGGATCCAGTGCAGCGCGACGGGTTATTATGGGAACGCGGGCGACCGCTTTTGCGACGAGACGCTGGCGTCCGGCCCGGGCTTCCTGGCCGAGGTGTGTCGGCAATGGGAGGAAGCCTTCGCTGCGGTGGAACTGCCCGGCGTGCGCCGCGTGGTGCTGCGGCTCGGCGTGGTGCTGGATGCGGAGCACGGCGCGTTGCCCCCGCTCGCGCAGTTGGTGCGGCGTTTTCTTGGCGGCTCGGCCGGCAGCGGGCGGCAGTTCCTCAGCTGGGTGCACCGCGACGACGTCGTGGCCGCCTTCGTGGCGGTGCTGACGCGGCCGGAGTTGTCCGGCGTCTTCAACCTCTGCGCGCCCGGGCCGGTGTCGAACGCCGAATTCATGCGGACGCTGCGTCGGGTGCTGGGCCGGCCCTGGAGCCCGCCGGCGCCGGAATTTGCGATCCGCCTCGCGGCCGGGCCGCTGCTGGGCGTCGATCCGAACCTCGCGCTGCACGGCCAGCGTTGCGCCCCGCAGCGGTTGCTGGCGGCGGGATTTCAAGTCGCGCAGCCGAGGCTGGAGCCGGCGCTGCGGGAGTTGCTGGGGAAGTAA
- a CDS encoding M20 family metallopeptidase — MTPADYLASHSSDLVRLLQQLVRLRTVNPPGENYGEITTLLATTLRDLGLQVRRVPVPRALQKRTQPDLLDHPRYNVIAFWDAGAKKTVHFNAHFDVVPVSGEWKHGSPFSGTVDRGWIYGRGTSDMKGAIASIIFALKALRATGAKPNFNIEVSFTADEETDSTLGTGWVTAHGRLKADYAIVGEGGEGDGVCCGHNGVVWLNVRVHGRAAHGSTPEQGVNALEKMSALVLALDEYKRILAKKTFRTPDGQLRTPTLNIGGVFAPGEGGKINTVPAAASFSIDRRILPVETVAVAERDLRAFLKKAAARIPDCRITIEKVSDNHSCFRDPATPFADALRASVARVRRRPAHFCVSTGFNDMHFFANVLRLPTLGYGPGGQNYHAVDERAKVQDLVEAATIYTDLLTTFAG; from the coding sequence ATGACGCCCGCCGATTATCTCGCCAGTCACTCCTCCGACCTCGTGCGCCTCCTGCAGCAGCTCGTCCGCCTGCGCACGGTCAACCCCCCGGGCGAGAACTACGGCGAGATCACCACGCTGCTGGCCACCACCCTGCGCGACCTCGGCCTGCAGGTGCGCCGCGTGCCCGTCCCCCGCGCGCTGCAAAAGCGCACGCAGCCCGACCTCCTCGACCACCCGCGCTACAACGTCATCGCCTTCTGGGACGCCGGCGCGAAAAAGACCGTCCACTTCAACGCCCACTTCGATGTCGTGCCCGTGTCCGGCGAATGGAAGCACGGCAGCCCCTTCAGCGGCACGGTCGACCGCGGCTGGATCTACGGCCGCGGCACCTCCGACATGAAGGGCGCCATCGCCAGCATCATCTTTGCCCTGAAGGCCCTCCGCGCTACCGGCGCCAAGCCCAACTTCAACATCGAGGTCTCATTCACCGCCGACGAGGAAACCGATAGCACCCTCGGCACCGGGTGGGTCACCGCCCACGGCCGGCTCAAGGCCGACTACGCCATCGTGGGCGAGGGCGGCGAGGGCGATGGCGTGTGCTGCGGCCACAACGGCGTCGTGTGGCTCAACGTCCGCGTGCACGGCCGCGCCGCGCACGGCTCCACGCCGGAGCAGGGCGTCAACGCCCTCGAGAAGATGTCCGCCCTCGTGCTCGCCCTCGACGAGTACAAGCGGATCCTCGCGAAAAAGACCTTCCGCACGCCCGACGGCCAGCTCCGCACCCCCACGCTGAATATCGGCGGCGTCTTCGCCCCGGGCGAGGGCGGCAAAATCAACACCGTGCCCGCCGCCGCCAGCTTCTCCATCGACCGCCGGATCCTGCCCGTCGAGACCGTGGCCGTCGCCGAGCGCGACCTCCGCGCCTTCCTCAAGAAGGCCGCCGCCCGGATCCCGGACTGCCGCATCACGATCGAGAAGGTTTCCGACAACCACTCCTGTTTCCGCGACCCGGCCACGCCCTTCGCCGACGCGCTCCGCGCGAGCGTGGCCCGCGTCCGTCGCCGGCCGGCCCACTTCTGCGTGTCCACCGGCTTCAACGACATGCATTTCTTCGCCAACGTCCTGCGCCTCCCCACGCTCGGTTACGGCCCCGGCGGCCAGAACTACCACGCCGTCGACGAGCGCGCCAAGGTCCAGGACCTCGTCGAAGCCGCCACGATCTACACGGACCTGCTCACTACGTTCGCGGGCTAA
- the rlmN gene encoding 23S rRNA (adenine(2503)-C(2))-methyltransferase RlmN, with protein MSTPPTPFHDLTREALRVLTVRWGFSPVHAARLWRYVYLDRVEAWDLMSELPVKYRDRVAAELSLTPPTVAVETHSSDGYTRKYLLDLADGRRIETVLMRFTGRVTACISSQAGCAMGCVFCATGQMGFTRHLTPGEIVAQALHVNRVLQATHPDERLRNIVLMGMGEPLHNYEAVMTATEILCDTAGLSLGTKQITLSTVGVVPGIIRLADEGRPIHLAVSLHGATQEERAALVPVAKKWPLDELMDACRYYIAKQQRRIFYEWTLIEGKNDTAESAHAVGRLLQGQDAQVNLIPLNPTSGYDGIPTGRDAARRFQSILAEYGLPSTVRQRRGIDIAAGCGQLAISKL; from the coding sequence GTGTCCACGCCACCCACCCCCTTCCACGACCTGACCCGCGAGGCCCTGCGCGTCCTCACGGTGCGCTGGGGATTCAGTCCCGTGCATGCGGCGCGGCTCTGGCGCTATGTCTACCTCGACCGGGTGGAAGCCTGGGACCTGATGTCCGAACTGCCGGTGAAGTACCGCGACCGCGTGGCGGCCGAGCTTTCCCTCACCCCGCCGACCGTCGCCGTGGAGACCCACAGCAGCGACGGCTACACCCGCAAATACCTCCTCGACCTCGCCGACGGGCGGCGGATCGAGACGGTCCTGATGCGCTTCACCGGCCGGGTCACGGCCTGCATCAGCAGCCAGGCCGGTTGCGCCATGGGCTGCGTGTTCTGCGCCACCGGGCAGATGGGTTTCACGCGGCACCTCACCCCGGGCGAGATCGTGGCGCAGGCCTTGCACGTGAATCGCGTGCTGCAGGCCACACACCCCGACGAGCGCCTCCGCAACATCGTGCTCATGGGCATGGGCGAACCCCTGCACAATTACGAAGCGGTGATGACGGCCACGGAGATCCTCTGCGACACTGCCGGCCTCTCGCTGGGCACCAAGCAGATCACCCTGAGCACCGTGGGCGTCGTGCCCGGCATCATCCGGCTGGCCGATGAGGGCCGCCCGATCCACCTCGCCGTCTCGCTGCATGGCGCCACCCAGGAGGAGCGCGCCGCGCTCGTGCCGGTGGCCAAAAAATGGCCGCTCGACGAGCTGATGGACGCGTGCCGCTACTACATCGCCAAACAACAGCGCCGGATCTTCTACGAGTGGACCCTGATCGAGGGCAAAAACGACACCGCGGAATCCGCCCACGCCGTCGGCCGCCTCCTCCAGGGCCAGGACGCCCAGGTGAACCTGATCCCGCTCAACCCCACGTCCGGTTACGACGGCATCCCGACCGGACGCGACGCGGCCCGGCGTTTTCAATCCATTCTCGCCGAGTACGGGCTCCCGAGCACCGTCCGCCAGCGCCGGGGCATCGACATCGCCGCCGGCTGCGGCCAGCTGGCGATTTCAAAGTTGTAG
- a CDS encoding MarC family protein, translating to MLEWFSKFLLAFIPLFVAIDPVGLAAIFLGLGRNVDAAQRQKIANQATWTGGLVALGFLVLGQSIFKAVGISVSDFQIAGGLILFVIAAKDLLSSAAEPEKLPEDFGVVPLGMPLIAGPASITTLLVLAQNQAVGLAVTLVALAVNLALVVLALHYSEWLGRKIGGTGLRAISKIVSMLLAAIAVAMIRQGLRN from the coding sequence ATGCTTGAATGGTTTTCCAAGTTCCTCCTGGCGTTCATCCCGCTGTTCGTGGCCATCGACCCGGTCGGCCTCGCCGCGATCTTCCTCGGGCTGGGGCGCAACGTCGACGCCGCCCAGCGCCAGAAGATCGCCAACCAGGCGACGTGGACCGGCGGGCTGGTGGCGCTCGGGTTTCTCGTCCTCGGGCAGAGCATCTTCAAGGCGGTCGGGATCTCGGTGAGCGACTTCCAGATCGCGGGCGGGCTGATCCTCTTTGTCATCGCGGCCAAGGACCTACTCTCGTCGGCCGCGGAGCCGGAGAAGCTGCCGGAGGATTTCGGCGTCGTGCCCCTGGGCATGCCGCTGATCGCCGGGCCGGCCTCGATCACGACGCTGCTCGTGCTGGCGCAGAACCAGGCCGTCGGGCTGGCCGTGACGCTGGTGGCGCTGGCCGTGAATCTCGCCCTGGTCGTGCTGGCGCTCCACTACAGCGAGTGGCTCGGCCGCAAGATCGGCGGCACCGGCCTGCGCGCGATCTCGAAGATCGTCTCGATGTTGCTCGCCGCCATCGCCGTGGCGATGATCCGGCAGGGACTAAGGAACTAA
- a CDS encoding two-component system sensor histidine kinase NtrB, translated as MLPPAALAAGFVLGRRRAGRLQRRLDHTAAMLRRISQAVESTSDAIGIGDMQGHSLYHNRAHLELFGYTVDELNAVPGDGVLFADPAVAQEILTAVKGGRSWSGETDVRTRAGQAIPAFVRADIIRDEAGEPVGIYGVFADITERRRRAEEQERTNRLESLGLMAGGIAHDFGNLMTVMSCNLYLAQDTPDLPLEVGPRLLEIDKVIHRATKLTEQLKTFAKGGTQERKLTRLPALVREAARLAVTGSPVRLDDALPADLWPVEVDETQIGQVVHNIVLNAVQAMTGASGCVSLRAVNLEPGVETGLPPTGAWVKVSLADDGPGMPPEVLARIFDPFFTTKKTGTGLGLATSHTIIEKHRGRLRVDSQPGRGTTFHLILPAAPRALAE; from the coding sequence GTGCTGCCCCCCGCCGCACTGGCCGCCGGCTTTGTCCTGGGGCGCCGGCGGGCCGGGCGGTTGCAGCGCCGGCTGGACCACACCGCGGCGATGCTGCGTCGCATCAGCCAGGCGGTCGAGAGCACGAGCGACGCCATCGGCATCGGCGACATGCAGGGTCATTCCCTCTACCACAACCGCGCCCACCTGGAGCTGTTCGGCTACACGGTGGATGAGCTCAATGCCGTGCCGGGTGACGGCGTGCTTTTCGCCGACCCGGCCGTGGCGCAGGAGATCCTCACCGCGGTGAAGGGCGGGCGCTCGTGGAGCGGCGAGACCGACGTGCGCACGCGCGCCGGCCAAGCCATCCCCGCCTTCGTGCGCGCCGACATCATCCGTGACGAGGCAGGCGAGCCGGTGGGCATCTACGGGGTGTTTGCCGATATCACCGAACGCCGCCGCCGCGCGGAGGAGCAGGAGCGCACCAACCGGCTGGAGTCGCTCGGTCTCATGGCCGGCGGCATCGCGCACGACTTCGGCAACCTGATGACCGTGATGAGCTGCAACCTCTACCTGGCGCAGGACACCCCGGACCTGCCCCTCGAGGTCGGGCCGCGCCTGCTGGAGATCGACAAGGTCATCCACCGGGCGACCAAGCTCACGGAGCAGCTGAAGACCTTCGCCAAGGGCGGGACCCAGGAAAGGAAACTCACTCGCCTGCCCGCCCTCGTGCGCGAGGCCGCCCGGCTGGCGGTCACCGGCTCGCCCGTGCGGCTCGACGATGCGCTGCCGGCCGACCTCTGGCCGGTGGAGGTGGACGAGACGCAGATCGGGCAGGTCGTGCACAACATCGTGCTCAACGCCGTGCAGGCGATGACCGGCGCGTCCGGCTGCGTGAGCCTGCGGGCCGTCAACCTCGAACCCGGCGTTGAGACCGGCCTGCCGCCGACCGGCGCCTGGGTGAAGGTGTCGCTCGCCGACGACGGCCCGGGCATGCCGCCCGAGGTGTTGGCGCGCATCTTCGACCCGTTCTTCACGACCAAGAAAACGGGCACGGGACTCGGCCTGGCGACCTCGCACACCATCATCGAGAAACACCGGGGCCGGCTGCGCGTGGACTCCCAACCCGGCCGGGGCACGACCTTTCACCTCATCCTGCCCGCCGCACCCCGCGCCCTGGCGGAGTGA
- a CDS encoding OmpH family outer membrane protein — MKFSRLLVSVLSLTLGFTSLAAQTTTAPAAAPALLPLSRVAWVNSNAFMAEEGGIKQLVRNMKELELEFSGTESELSLLNEKLRTLVGELQKLQGDAVANAVAIQDKQSQGLQLQRELQTKQQQAQAAFGQAQQTKQGPVFAAIGQALAAYAKDRQLSFIFDVAKLGDGVLAAQPELEVTQDFIATFNAANP; from the coding sequence ATGAAATTCTCCCGCCTGCTCGTTTCCGTCCTCAGCCTCACCCTGGGCTTCACCTCCCTGGCTGCCCAAACCACCACCGCCCCGGCGGCGGCGCCCGCCTTGCTCCCCCTGTCCCGCGTGGCCTGGGTCAACAGCAACGCCTTTATGGCCGAGGAGGGCGGCATCAAGCAGCTCGTCCGCAATATGAAGGAACTCGAGCTCGAGTTCAGCGGCACCGAGAGCGAGCTGAGCCTCCTCAATGAGAAGCTCCGCACCCTCGTCGGCGAGCTCCAGAAGCTGCAGGGCGACGCCGTCGCCAACGCGGTCGCGATCCAGGACAAGCAGTCCCAGGGCCTCCAGCTGCAGCGCGAGCTGCAGACCAAGCAGCAGCAGGCGCAGGCCGCCTTCGGCCAGGCCCAGCAGACCAAGCAGGGCCCCGTCTTCGCCGCCATCGGCCAGGCCCTCGCCGCCTACGCGAAGGATCGCCAGCTGAGCTTCATCTTCGACGTCGCCAAGCTCGGCGACGGCGTGCTCGCGGCCCAGCCCGAGCTCGAGGTCACCCAGGACTTCATCGCCACCTTCAACGCCGCGAACCCGTAA
- a CDS encoding lipoate--protein ligase family protein gives MTLPLHTLPVRTAGAAENMALDFLLLQRYPVPTAARFRHYEWRTLAFTFGLSQTMDYIRANLPPGEGFDLCRRPTGGGLVDHRHDWTYCVVIPRAHALFDAPATQAYRDVHAALAGAMQALGEPVALQDKRHPTEEGPTICFERPELHDVVNTVTGAKIAGAAMKRNKHGLLLQGSIEKSRVGAVDWEKFEEHFTAGIARTLGAEVVPTPWPELNESEVEGLIEQYSSPEWMENR, from the coding sequence ATGACGCTTCCGCTCCACACCCTACCCGTCCGCACCGCCGGCGCCGCCGAGAACATGGCGTTGGATTTCCTGCTGCTCCAGCGGTATCCGGTGCCCACGGCGGCGCGCTTCCGCCACTACGAGTGGCGCACCCTGGCCTTCACCTTCGGCCTGAGCCAGACGATGGACTACATCCGCGCCAACCTGCCTCCGGGCGAGGGCTTCGACCTGTGCCGCCGGCCCACGGGTGGAGGCTTGGTGGACCACCGCCACGACTGGACCTACTGCGTGGTGATCCCGCGGGCGCACGCCTTGTTCGACGCCCCGGCCACGCAGGCCTACCGCGACGTCCACGCCGCCCTCGCTGGCGCGATGCAGGCGCTGGGCGAGCCGGTGGCCCTGCAGGACAAACGGCATCCCACCGAGGAGGGCCCGACGATCTGCTTCGAGCGGCCGGAGCTGCACGATGTGGTGAACACCGTCACCGGTGCGAAGATCGCGGGCGCGGCGATGAAGCGCAACAAGCACGGCCTGCTGCTCCAGGGCTCGATCGAGAAGAGCCGCGTCGGCGCCGTGGATTGGGAAAAATTCGAGGAGCACTTCACCGCCGGGATCGCGCGGACGCTGGGGGCGGAGGTTGTGCCGACTCCCTGGCCGGAGCTGAACGAGAGCGAGGTCGAGGGCCTGATCGAGCAATACTCGAGCCCGGAGTGGATGGAGAACCGGTGA
- a CDS encoding S9 family peptidase, with protein MKIVRLIAIILGVAVATTAFASTPRLLTPQDLWALKRIGSPALSPDGQRVVFTIAEWSVEKNKSTSNLWLAEVATGSLRRLTTMAVSDSSPAWSPDGTRIAFTSKRGEDETAALYVLPLTGGEAEKILELPYGVATPRWLPDGSALVVATRVLPALAGRLGREDLAAMKKEMKRRKDSKMTARVTEARAYRYWDTWTTEGLAHRLVRVDLATKGLVDLLPGTEFGHPFTNAGVLDFEIAPDGRSVALTINSTPPPYSGYLNNDIYVVPTDGSGVTRNLTPENPGDDSSATFSPDGRSLYFKRLETPYYNGEFAKLWRHDLATGTNVPVTDQLDYSVGDVAFSADGQTLWITSEDKGATGIFRLKADGSDFSLVHRAGTSSGLVAEAGTLVFANNTTSRPDELFVLDPVAGTARPLTQINAALLAELDLGKVEEYWFEGAAGAQVQGWLIYPPGFDAKKSYPLLQLMHGGPHTMVGDSWSYRWNAHAMAAPGYVVTWVNRHGSTGFGEKFSQSILGQWGDKPLDDILRSTDFLLKKLPNLDPKRMAAAGGSYGGYMAAWVAGHTDRFAALINHAGVNDFITQYGADVTSFGFSQVLGGKPWENVEGMQRNNPTTYAKNFKTPMLIIHGEKDYRVPYVNGTALYGIYQAMGLPARLVIFPDENHWVLTPQNSIYWNWEFQTWLARWIGGTPTLTEPRFEAKAE; from the coding sequence ATGAAAATTGTCCGTCTGATCGCGATTATCCTCGGCGTGGCCGTGGCCACGACGGCCTTCGCCTCCACCCCGCGTCTCCTCACCCCACAGGATCTCTGGGCCCTGAAGCGGATCGGCTCCCCCGCCCTGTCCCCGGATGGCCAGCGGGTGGTGTTCACGATCGCGGAGTGGTCGGTGGAGAAGAACAAGAGCACGTCGAACCTCTGGCTCGCCGAGGTGGCGACCGGCAGCCTGCGCCGGCTCACGACGATGGCGGTCTCCGACTCGTCCCCGGCCTGGAGCCCGGACGGCACGCGGATCGCCTTCACCTCGAAGCGGGGCGAGGACGAGACGGCGGCCCTGTATGTGCTGCCGTTGACCGGCGGTGAGGCCGAAAAGATTCTCGAGCTGCCCTACGGCGTGGCCACGCCACGCTGGCTGCCGGACGGCAGCGCCCTTGTCGTGGCGACGCGGGTGCTCCCGGCGCTAGCGGGCCGGCTCGGCCGCGAGGATCTCGCGGCGATGAAAAAGGAAATGAAGCGCCGCAAGGATTCCAAGATGACCGCCCGGGTCACGGAGGCGCGGGCCTATCGTTACTGGGACACCTGGACCACGGAGGGGCTGGCCCACCGGCTGGTGCGGGTGGATCTTGCGACGAAGGGGCTGGTTGACCTGCTGCCCGGCACGGAATTCGGGCATCCCTTCACCAACGCCGGGGTGTTGGATTTCGAGATCGCGCCCGATGGGCGGAGCGTGGCGCTGACGATCAATTCCACGCCCCCGCCCTACTCGGGCTACCTGAACAATGACATCTATGTCGTCCCGACCGACGGTTCGGGAGTGACGCGCAATCTCACGCCGGAGAATCCGGGTGACGACAGCAGCGCGACCTTTTCCCCCGATGGGCGGAGCCTGTACTTCAAACGGTTGGAAACGCCCTACTACAACGGGGAGTTCGCCAAGCTGTGGCGGCACGACCTCGCGACCGGAACGAATGTGCCCGTCACGGATCAGCTGGACTACAGTGTCGGCGATGTGGCGTTTTCCGCTGACGGCCAGACGCTGTGGATCACGTCCGAGGACAAGGGCGCGACGGGGATTTTCCGGCTGAAGGCCGACGGCAGTGATTTCTCGCTGGTCCACCGCGCCGGCACCTCCAGCGGCCTCGTGGCGGAGGCCGGCACCCTGGTCTTTGCGAACAACACCACGAGCCGGCCGGACGAGCTGTTCGTCCTCGACCCCGTGGCCGGGACCGCGCGGCCGCTGACGCAGATCAATGCCGCGCTACTGGCCGAGCTCGATCTCGGGAAAGTGGAGGAATACTGGTTCGAGGGCGCGGCGGGCGCGCAGGTGCAGGGCTGGTTGATCTATCCCCCGGGCTTTGACGCCAAGAAATCCTACCCGTTGCTGCAACTGATGCATGGCGGCCCGCACACGATGGTGGGCGACTCCTGGAGCTACCGCTGGAACGCGCACGCCATGGCGGCGCCGGGTTATGTCGTCACCTGGGTGAACCGGCACGGCTCGACCGGCTTCGGGGAGAAGTTCAGCCAGAGCATCCTCGGCCAGTGGGGTGACAAGCCGCTGGACGACATCCTGCGCAGCACGGATTTCCTCCTGAAGAAACTGCCCAACCTCGATCCCAAGCGGATGGCCGCGGCCGGTGGCAGCTACGGCGGCTACATGGCGGCGTGGGTGGCCGGGCACACCGACCGCTTTGCCGCGCTGATCAACCATGCGGGCGTGAACGATTTCATCACCCAGTACGGCGCGGATGTCACCAGCTTCGGCTTCTCGCAGGTGCTGGGCGGCAAGCCGTGGGAGAACGTCGAGGGCATGCAGCGCAACAACCCGACCACGTACGCGAAGAACTTCAAGACCCCGATGCTGATCATCCATGGCGAGAAGGATTACCGCGTGCCCTACGTCAACGGCACTGCGCTCTACGGCATCTACCAGGCGATGGGCCTGCCCGCGCGGCTGGTGATCTTCCCGGATGAAAACCACTGGGTGCTCACGCCGCAGAACTCGATCTACTGGAACTGGGAGTTCCAAACCTGGCTCGCCCGGTGGATCGGCGGCACGCCGACGCTCACGGAGCCGCGCTTCGAGGCCAAGGCGGAGTGA
- the pdxH gene encoding pyridoxamine 5'-phosphate oxidase, whose translation MALADMRKDYGLAGLLEKDLAKNPFQQFDRWFAEAVAAKITEPNALSLATVGRDGRPSVRTVLLKQCDGRGFVFYTNYESRKGRELADQARASLLFPWVALERQVIAEGAVVKVAREEADAYFHSRPRASQLAAWASPQSTVIAGRAVIEESFRVVENKYEGREVPLPPQWGGYRLVPETVEFWQGRRSRLHDRLRYRREPGADWLVERLAP comes from the coding sequence ATGGCACTGGCCGACATGCGCAAAGACTACGGGCTCGCGGGGTTGCTGGAGAAAGACCTCGCCAAGAACCCGTTCCAACAGTTCGACCGGTGGTTCGCCGAGGCGGTGGCGGCGAAGATCACCGAGCCGAACGCCCTCTCCCTGGCCACGGTCGGGCGCGACGGCCGGCCCTCGGTGCGCACGGTGTTGCTCAAGCAATGCGATGGCCGGGGCTTTGTATTCTATACCAATTATGAAAGCCGCAAGGGCCGCGAGCTGGCGGACCAGGCGCGGGCCTCGCTGCTGTTTCCGTGGGTGGCGCTGGAGCGGCAGGTGATCGCCGAAGGGGCGGTGGTGAAGGTGGCCCGGGAGGAGGCCGACGCCTATTTCCACAGCCGGCCGCGCGCCAGCCAGCTGGCGGCCTGGGCCTCGCCGCAGAGCACGGTCATCGCCGGCCGGGCCGTGATCGAGGAGAGTTTCCGCGTGGTGGAAAACAAATACGAGGGCCGCGAGGTGCCGTTGCCGCCGCAGTGGGGCGGATACCGGCTGGTGCCCGAGACGGTGGAGTTCTGGCAGGGCCGCCGCAGCCGCCTGCATGACCGGTTGCGTTACCGGCGCGAACCTGGCGCCGACTGGCTGGTCGAGCGCCTCGCCCCCTGA
- a CDS encoding ATP-binding protein codes for MIDVLPEPALITAGSWEAGGVDILHVNDRFCALTGYTAAELEGRNTRLLHGPRTDAALLRQARAAGASAREGSGEGWLYQKAGTEFFAQWNYRPLTPAAAGPLVVVYHDHSEFWRQREALLQSQKLDTIGLLASGVAHDFNNLLSIINGYCEIMEPKIAGTPAAAKDLREIHRAGLKAAAIARQILEFSRRPEAETIVINYNTLIREISEIIRRVGGEEITLELRLASDLGNARINPTHFQQVLLNLCFNARDAMPQGGKLTIRTRNHTVPPRAGGRDSVLEPGAYVVLEVADQGIGMEPPVLARIFEPFYTTKPHGTGLGLPIAQRIVRQAQGQLAVESAPGRGTRFTLYLPETAEPEQVSTTVLSSLPATQGTEAVLIIEHEEALRKMIAGILGLDGYTVTEAANVDEAERIAISPQLVIADTATGPGQQWLQRLRAANPALLLVSTAAEPPAWPDRTGRTLLHLPKPFALSSLLQEVRRLLDAKGK; via the coding sequence GTGATTGATGTCCTGCCCGAGCCCGCGCTCATCACCGCCGGCAGCTGGGAAGCCGGCGGGGTGGACATCCTGCACGTCAACGACCGCTTCTGCGCCCTCACCGGGTACACCGCGGCCGAGCTGGAGGGGCGCAACACCCGGCTGCTGCACGGCCCGCGCACGGATGCCGCCCTGCTCCGGCAGGCCCGCGCGGCCGGCGCCTCCGCCCGCGAGGGCAGCGGCGAGGGCTGGCTCTACCAGAAGGCCGGCACCGAGTTCTTCGCCCAATGGAATTACCGGCCGCTGACCCCGGCGGCCGCGGGTCCGCTGGTCGTGGTCTACCACGACCATTCCGAGTTCTGGCGGCAGCGCGAGGCGCTGCTCCAGTCGCAGAAGCTCGACACCATCGGCCTGCTGGCCAGCGGCGTGGCGCACGACTTCAACAACCTGCTGTCGATCATCAACGGCTACTGCGAGATCATGGAGCCCAAGATCGCCGGCACTCCGGCGGCGGCGAAGGACCTGCGCGAGATCCACCGCGCCGGGCTCAAGGCCGCGGCCATCGCGCGCCAGATCCTCGAGTTCAGCCGCCGGCCCGAGGCCGAGACCATCGTCATCAACTACAACACGCTCATCCGCGAGATCTCCGAGATCATCCGCCGGGTGGGCGGCGAGGAGATCACGCTGGAGCTGCGGCTGGCCTCGGATCTCGGCAACGCCCGCATCAACCCGACGCATTTCCAACAGGTGTTGCTCAATCTCTGTTTCAACGCCCGCGACGCCATGCCGCAGGGCGGCAAGCTCACCATCCGGACCCGCAACCACACCGTGCCCCCGCGGGCGGGCGGACGGGACTCCGTGCTGGAGCCCGGCGCCTACGTGGTCCTCGAGGTGGCCGACCAGGGGATCGGCATGGAGCCGCCGGTCCTCGCGCGGATCTTCGAGCCGTTCTACACCACCAAGCCGCATGGGACCGGCCTCGGTCTCCCGATCGCGCAACGCATCGTGCGCCAGGCGCAGGGCCAGCTGGCGGTGGAGAGCGCCCCCGGACGGGGCACGCGGTTCACCCTGTATCTGCCCGAGACCGCCGAGCCCGAGCAGGTCTCGACCACGGTGTTGAGCAGCCTCCCCGCCACCCAGGGCACCGAGGCCGTGCTGATCATCGAGCACGAGGAGGCGCTGCGGAAAATGATCGCCGGCATTCTCGGGTTGGATGGCTACACCGTCACCGAGGCGGCGAACGTGGACGAGGCGGAGCGCATCGCCATTTCCCCGCAGCTGGTCATCGCCGACACCGCCACCGGCCCCGGCCAGCAGTGGCTGCAGCGGCTCCGCGCCGCCAACCCCGCCCTGTTGCTCGTGAGCACCGCCGCTGAGCCGCCCGCCTGGCCGGACCGCACCGGGCGAACCCTGCTGCATCTGCCCAAGCCCTTTGCCCTGAGTTCGCTCCTGCAGGAGGTCCGCCGCCTCCTGGACGCCAAGGGGAAGTAA